The Bacteroides fragilis NCTC 9343 genome includes the window ATCTGGAAAAAGCAGATATTTGAAGAAAAAACAGGAATGGATTTTAAATTATCTCAGGCTATATTAAAAGCGGTAATCAACAATAAGCAGCGAACGATAAACTCAATACATTAATTAGTGTATTCCAATTTACCGTTCACCGTTCATTATCTACCGCTCACTATCAAGAGTTAGGTGTCAATTTTTCTTTCACCTCAGTCGCTTTATCAGCTACTTTTCCGGCTACTTTGGCACCAGCCTTCACGGCTTTGTCTTTTGCTTCGACTACTGCCAGTTCGGCATCAGCCTCTATTTCATGAAGAGCATTGAACACATCATTTTTCAGTTTTTTAGCTTTCGCCGTGCGCGAAAAATGATAAACCAGCGCACCGATGGCAGAACCGATTCCAAGTCCTACCAGGAATTTTGCATTTCCACTTCCCATAAACTATTAATTTTTATATAACCACAATAAACGATACTGTCTCGTTGCGAGAAATACTCCCCTCACCGGGAGCGGCTGAAGAAGGAGGCTATCCAGAGAAATAAGATCGCGCCGACAACCGAAGTAATCAGACTACCGATAATTCCGGTTGCTGCCAGTCCTAGAAGGGCAAACACCCAACCGCCCAGCACACCGCCTATAATCCCTAATAAGAGATTGACCAAAAGGCCGAATCCTCCTCCACGCATTATCTTACCGGCAAAATAACCGGCAAGGATACCTATCAAAATGTACCAGATAAAATTCATAATGCTTGATTTATATTGTTTTGATATAGGAACGCTGCAGGCACAGGAATGTTCGGTAAATAAAGAGGGAATTAACGACTATTGATAAACCGGACGCTGAAAACAGTAAAATCTGATCTGTTTTTCGAATAGACACATTGTAACACTTGATAAAAGAGATTATCTTTGTCCAAAAGAAAATCTTAAGGCCTATGAAAAATATTAATTACAGTATAAAAAAGCAATTTAAAATATCGGACGAAGGAATCTGTTTGTTGCCCATGCTCCTTAGAGCGCTCTGTCGGCTTACTAAAAAACAGCTGTTACTACTGGAAGAAATCTATTCCAATTACTCCTCGTCCACAGAAGGGGAAATCATCACACAATCTCACCGGACGGTGAATGCAAAAAGGATCCCGACTTCTTTTTCGTATGAAGGAGGCATCACACTCGACACGGAAACATTACACTATAGCAGCCCAAGTGAGAAGTTTGCAACAACTTGGAAAAATATATTATTTCACACCATTTCTATCAGAATAATTATCGGACTCCATAAAAGTAATATGGAACCGTCCGAGTGGAGAGAAATCATTCACCAGAACACATATCAGAAATTTCACCGCAAACATAGAAGACGATTGCCATTATCATTCCGTGAACGGTATACACAATACAAAAACAAGGTTTCCGACGCATTCAACCAAGACGCTCCAAAGTAAACCGGCTTCTATCGGGGGAACACATTACCCAACCTGAACAAAGTAAAGGCAATAGAATGAATTTAATAATAATGACAGCAGCACAGATTGTACATTTTTCACATTAACACATTTAAATCAATTATATCATGGAATTAAAAAAGAAAGAGAATATAGGTTGGATTGACCTGTTAAGGGTACTCGCCTGTTTCTTTGTTGTTTTCTCGCATAGTTGCGATGCATTTATCGGCCAATTTGATGCCAATCGGGAATCGTTCTTAACAGGAGTGTTTTTGGGAAGCCTGATGCGCCCGTGTGTTCCCATTTTTGTTATGATGACCGGAGTATTGCTATTACCCGTACAAACCGACATGGCAGCGTTCTATAAGAAAAGGATAGGACGCCTGATCCCTCCAATGATTTTCTGGTCACTAGTCTTGCCTGTTTTGTATTTCATATATCTGAACTATATCAATCCCGATACTCAAAATCCACTGATCTCGATGCCAGATCACAGTCTTGAAGCTTTATGGTTCAAACTATATACATTTATATTTAATTTCAATTTTGACACAGTCCCGTTGTGGTATCTTTATATGTTGATTGGGTTATATTTGATAATGCCTATTATCAGCGGTTGGTTGGAAAAAGTTTCAAAGAAGGAACTAAAATTATTCTTAGGCATTTGGGGAATCAGCCTGATTGCTCCGTATGTAAAAATGTTCGCTCCAGCACTAGGCTATCAGGGCAATTACGGGAATATGGGTCTATGGGGAGTATGTGACTGGAATGACTATGGTAGTTTTTATTATTTCTCCGGTTTTATCGGATATCTTCTGCTAGCTTATTATCTCACAAAATATCCACTGAAATGGAGTTGGAAGAAACTATTGAGTATTACCATCCCAATGTTTCTGACAGGATACCTGATCACATCTTATGGGTACGTCATCACACAAAATTACTTCCCGGGAAATTATGCTTATCTGGAAATTGTATGGTACTTTGCAGGTATCAACGTATTTATGATGACCTTCCCGGTTTTTGTAATCGTACAGAAGATAAAAGTACCTTCAAACCACAGATTATCACACATGGCATCACTCGCATTCGGCATTTATCTGAGCCATTATGTATTTGTATTCATTGCTTACGATTTACTGGATACAGAGTTGCTGCCGTATACTGTACGAATTATTTGTATGGCCTGTATTGTATTCCTGACATGTTACGCCATCGTTTGGCTAATGTCAAAAAGCAAATTGACCAATCGCTTCATCCGGTAACGTAACATAAACTAAAAAAAAGAGCAATCACCTTTACGGCAATTGCTCTTTTTCAGCTATAGTCAATTGAATTGTATTATTCTACTTCATTATAGTCAAGCACTGTCTTCTTATTAGCCAGAATACGATCGTATTCTTCTTTAGAACCTACAATGATCTTGTCAAACTCGCGAAGACCTGTACCGGCCGGAATCAAATGACCGCAAATTACATTCTCCTTCATACCTTCCAACTTATCTATCTTACCATTGATAGCAGCCTCATTCAGTACCTTAGTTGTCTCCTGGAAAGAAGCGGCAGACATGAAGCTTGAAGTTTGCAATGCGGCACGAGTAATACCCTGAAGAATCTGGGTAGAAGTTGCAGCAACAGCATCACGCACCTCAACCGGTTTAAGGTCACGGCGTTTCAGCATACTGTTTTCGTCACGCAACTTGCGGGCTGTGACAATCTGACCGGCTTTCAGGTTTTCAGAATCTCCGGCATCTACAACCACTTTCTTACCCCAAATGCGGTCGTTCTCTTCCATGAACTCGAGTTTGTCCACTACCTGCTGTTCAAGGAAGCGTGTATCACCCGGTTCGTCAATAGTCACTTTACGCATCATCTGGCGAACAATGATCTCAAAATGCTTATCATTGATCTTCACACCCTGTAAACGATATACGTCCTGAACTTCATTCACGATGTATTCCTGTACAGCCGTAGGACCTTTAATAGCCAAAATATCAGCCGGAGTCGTAGCACCATCGGACAATGGAGTACCTGCACGAACGTAGTCATTCTCCTGTACCAGAATCTGCTTAGACAGCGGAACAAGGTATTTCTTCACTTCACCGGTCTTAGATGTAACGATGATTTCGCGATTACCGCGTTTCACTTTACCCATAGTAACCTCTCCATCGATTTCGGATACGACGGCAGGATTCGACGGGTTACGTGCTTCAAACAACTCAGTAACACGGGGAAGACCACCGGTAATATCACCAGCCTTACCCACAGCACGCGGAATCTTAACGATTACCTCACCTGCTTTCACCTTTTGGCCGTTTTCGATCACTACGTGTCCACCTACAGGTAAATTATATGTACGGATAAGATCACCATCTTCGGTCAGGATGTGGGCCGAAGGAACTTTAGTCTTATCTTTAGACTCAATAATAATAATTTCTCGAAGTCCGGTCGCTTCATCCGATTCAATCTTATAAGTAACATTTTCAATGACACCCTCAAACTCAATCTTACCGGTAGCTTCGGTTATGATAACAGCGTTGAATGGATCCCATTTCGCAATCAGTTTACCTTTTTCTACCACTTCACCATCGGCTACATAAAGTGTAGAACCGTAAGGAACGTTATGGGTAGAAAGTACAATGCCTGTATTGACATCAATGAAACGAACCTCAGCCAAACGACCTACTACCACTTTGGCAGCCTCACCAGTTTCGTCCACAATATCTACCGTACGGAGTTCTTCAAATTCCAAACGGGCATTATTTTTAGCAACAATACTTGCATTGGCCGCAATGTTGGCAGCCGTACCACCAGCATGGAATGTACGCAATGTCAACTGTGTACCTGGTTCACCGATAGACTGGGCAGCGATTACACCGACAGCCTCACCTTTCTGAACCATATGGTTCGTAGCCAGGTTACGACCGTAGCACTTCGCACAAACACCCTTCTTCGATTCGCAAGTCAATACCGAACGAATCTCAACGCTTTCAATCGGAGATTCCTGAATCTTCTTGGCGATATCTTCTGTAATTTCTTCACCACCGGCAACCAGTAATTCACCGGTCTGAGGATGAATAATATCGTGTACGGATACACGTCCGAGGATACGTTCGTACAGAGTAGCAATAACTTCGTCATTGTTCTTGAGGTCAGTACAAACCAGTCCGCGAAGCGTACCGCAGTCTTCTTCATTAATAATCACATCGTGCGAAACGTCAACCAGACGACGAGTCAAGTATCCCGCATCGGCAGTCTTCAAAGCGGTATCGGCCAAACCTTTACGGGCACCGTGAGTAGAGATAAAGTACTCCAACACA containing:
- a CDS encoding YtxH domain-containing protein, producing MGSGNAKFLVGLGIGSAIGALVYHFSRTAKAKKLKNDVFNALHEIEADAELAVVEAKDKAVKAGAKVAGKVADKATEVKEKLTPNS
- a CDS encoding GlsB/YeaQ/YmgE family stress response membrane protein, with product MNFIWYILIGILAGYFAGKIMRGGGFGLLVNLLLGIIGGVLGGWVFALLGLAATGIIGSLITSVVGAILFLWIASFFSRSR
- a CDS encoding acyltransferase, coding for MELKKKENIGWIDLLRVLACFFVVFSHSCDAFIGQFDANRESFLTGVFLGSLMRPCVPIFVMMTGVLLLPVQTDMAAFYKKRIGRLIPPMIFWSLVLPVLYFIYLNYINPDTQNPLISMPDHSLEALWFKLYTFIFNFNFDTVPLWYLYMLIGLYLIMPIISGWLEKVSKKELKLFLGIWGISLIAPYVKMFAPALGYQGNYGNMGLWGVCDWNDYGSFYYFSGFIGYLLLAYYLTKYPLKWSWKKLLSITIPMFLTGYLITSYGYVITQNYFPGNYAYLEIVWYFAGINVFMMTFPVFVIVQKIKVPSNHRLSHMASLAFGIYLSHYVFVFIAYDLLDTELLPYTVRIICMACIVFLTCYAIVWLMSKSKLTNRFIR